A region of the Paracoccaceae bacterium genome:
ACGCTGCCACCTGCCGCCGCTGACACCTGACGGATATGAGGACCGAGCCATGCCAGTCGAGACCGTGGATACGCTGATTGTCGGGGCGGGACAGGCCGGCGTCGCGATGAGTGCGCATCTGCACGACTGCGGCGTGCCGCATCTGGTCCTGGAACGCCACCGGATTGCCGAACGTTGGCGGACGGGGCGGTGGGATTCGCTGGTGGCGAACGGCCCGGCCTGGCACGATCGTTTCCCGGGGATGGAGTTCGCCGATACCGACCCCGACGCCTTCGCGCCGAAGGACAGCGTGGCGGACTACTTCGCGGCCTTTGCCGACAAGATCGCGGCACCGATCCGCTGCGGCGTTGATGTCACCCGCGTCGAGCGCCTCGACGGCCGCGAGGGGTTCCGCGTCGAGACATCCGAGGGTGTGCTCGAGGCGACCAACGTTGTTGCGGCGACGGGCCCGTTCCAGCGGCCCGTGATCCCGCAGGTTGTTCCTGCGGACCGCGGGATCGTGCAGATCCATTCCTGCGACTACCGCAATCCCGCGCAATTGCCCGAGGGCGCGGTTCTGGTGGTCGGATCGGGATCGTCGGGGGTGCAGATCGCGGACGAACTGCTGCGGGCGGGCCGACGTGTCTATCTGTCGGTCGGACCGCACGACCGGCCGCCGCGCCGGTATCGCGGGCGCGATTTCGTCTGGTGGCTGGGGGTTCTGGGCAAGTGGGATATCGAGGTTCCGGCGCCCGGCACCGAACATGTGACCATCGCGGTCAGCGGTGCGCATGGCGGGCAGACGGTGGATTTCCGCGAGCTTGCCGCGCGGGGCATGATACTGCTCGGCCGGACCGAGCATCATGCAGACGGGGTGCTGGGCTTCGCGGCGGACCTTGCGGCCAATCTGGCGCGGGGGGATGCCAACTACCTGTCCGTGCTGGACGAGGCCGACGCCCATGCCGCCCGCAACCGGCTGGACCTGCCCGAAGAGCTCGAAGCACGCCGCATCTTGCCCGATCCGCCCTGCGTGACCGATCCGATCCTGTCACTGGACCTTGCGGACGCGGGGATCGCCGCCATCATCTGGGCAACCGGCTATGCACTGGATTTCGGATGGCTGAAGGTTGATGCCTTCGACGAAAAGGGCAGGCCCAGCCACAGGCGCGGCGTATCGGCGGTGCCGGGGCTGTATTTCCTGGGGCTGCCATGGCTGTCGCGGCGTGGATCGAGTTTCATCTGGGGCGTCTGGCACGATGCCCGATATCTGGCCGATCATATCGCGGCGCGGCGCACCGCCGGGGCCGCCTGACGGACCCGCAGCGCCGCCGCACCGACGATCGAGAACCGACCCGCCATGGAGGCCGATTTGGCACATACCCGCTACCGCAGCTTCAACACGCGCGACACCTACCCCGAGCAACGGCTGGACAACGATCTTTGCCAACTGGTCGCCACGCGGGGCGGCACGACGCTGTGGCTGCGTGGCCAGTGTCCGCAGGATCTGGACACTGCCCGGAACATCGACAGTCATGATCCGGTGGAACAGACCCACAAGGTGATGCAGAACATCCGCCAGCTGATCGAGGAGGCGGGCGGCCAGATGGAGCATCTGGTCAAGCTGGTCGTCTACCTGACCGACGTGCGGCACCGCGAACCGGTCTACCGGACGATGGGGGAATACATCAAAGGCGTGCATCCGGTCTGCACCGGGCTGACGGTGGTGGCGCTGGCGCGGCCTGACTGGCTGGTCGAGATCGACGCCACCGCCGTCATTCCGGACTGAGGCGATGACCTTCTCGCTTGTCGCGCGCTGCGCGCGGACCGGCCAGTTCGGCATGGTGATCTCGTCCTCGTCCCCGGCAGTGGCGGCGCGCTGCGCGCATGTGCGGGCGGGGGTCGGGGTGGTTGCCAGCCAGAACGTCACCGATCCCGCGCTCGGGCCACTGCTGCTGGATGCGATGGCGGCGGGCAAATGCGCCGCCGACGCCATGGCGGAGGTCACGCACGGACGCGACTTCATCGACTACCGGCAACTGTTGGCGGTGGACCGGCAGGGTGGCGTCGCCATCCACTCCGGGGCGCAGGTGCTGGGCCTGTGGGGCGAGGCGCGCGGTCCCGATTGTGCGGCGGGCGGCAACCTGCTGGCAGATCCCGCCGTGCCCGCGGCGATGGTCGCGGCCTTCGGCGATGCGACGGGGCATCTGGGCGACCGGCTGATGGCCGCGGTGCAGGCAGGGCTTGCGGCCGGGGGCGAGGCCGGTCCGGTGCATTCCGCCGGGATGAAGATTGCCGACCGCCTGTCATGGCCGCTTGTCGACCTGCGGGTGGACTGGACCGAGGATTGTCCGATCGCCGCGCTTCGGGCGGCATGGGCCGTCTATCGCCCGCAGATGGCGGCCTATGTGCAGCGCGCCGAGGACCCCACGCGCGCGCCGTCCTATGGCGTGCCGGGAGATCAATAAGGAGCAAGCGATGTATCCACAGGCTGAATGGCAATCGCGCGCCGCCGCATTGCAGTTTCGGAACAATTGCTGGATCGACGGCCGTTTTGTCCCGGCAGCCTCGGGCGACCGGTTCGACACGGTGAATCCGGCGACGGGCGCGGTGTTGACCGATGTCGCGCGCGGCGGTGCCGAGGATATCGACCGCGCCGTCAAGGCGGCACGCCGTGCGTTCGAGGATGGCCGCTGGTCACGGCTGACCCCGGCCGCACGCAAGGACATCCTGCTTCGTCTGGCCGCGCTGATCCGGGCCAATGTGCCGGAGCTCGCGCTGCTCGACACACTGGACATGGGCAAGCCTATCCGCGATTCGAGCACCATCGATGCCCCCGGTTCGGCACATTTCTTCCAGTGGCATGCCGAGGCGATCGACAAGCTCTACGACGAGATCGCACCCACCGGCGGGCGTGACCTGGCGATGGTGCGGCGGGTTCCGCTGGGGGTGGTGGGCGCGGTCGTTCCGTGGAACTTTCCGCTGGACATGGCAACCTGGAAACTGGCGCCCGCGCTCGCCATGGGCAATTCGGTCGTGCTGAAACCTGCGGAACAGTCGCCCCTGTCGGCGCTGCGGCTTGCGGAACTGGCGGCCGAGGCGGGCCTGCCGGACGGGGTGCTGAACGTGGTGCCGGGCTTCGGCGAGGATGCCGGGCAGGCCCTGGGCCGCCATGCCGATGTCGATTGCCTGGCCTTCACCGGCTCGACCGAGGTCGGCAAGCTCTTCCAGTGCTATGCCGGCCAGTCGAACATGAAACAGGTCTGGCTGGAGACGGGGGGCAAGTCGCCCAACATCATCTTTCCCGATGCCGATCTGGAGGCTGCCGCCGACATGGCGGCCTTCGGCATCTTCTTCAACCAGGGCGAGGTCTGTTCGGCCAACAGCCGGCTGCTGGTGCATGCCGACATCGCCGAGGACATGACCGAACGCATGGCCGCGCGGGCCCGCGCGATCATTCCCGGCGATCCGCTGGACCCGGAGACGACGCTGGGCGCGATGGTCGATGCGCGCCATGCCGACCGGGTGATGGGCTATATCGCGGCGGGCCGAGCCGAGGCGCGGCTGATCTGCGGCGGCGAGCGGGTGCGGATCGGCGGATCGGATGCCTTCGTGCAGCCGACGGTCTTTGCCGGGGCGGCACCCGGCGCGCGCATTGCCACCGAGGAGATATTCGGCCCGGTGCTGTCGATCCAGACGTTCCGGACCGAGGACGAGGCGGCGGCGATGGCGAACGCCAGCATCTATGGTCTGGCCGCATCGGTCTGGACGCGCGACCTGTCGCGCGCGCTGTCGATGGCGGACCGGCTGCACGCAGGCACTGTTTCGGTGAACACGGTGGATGCGCTGTCCGCGATGACGCCCTTCGGTGGGATGAAGCAGTCGGGGTTCGGCCGCGACCTCTCGATCCATTCCTTCGACAAGTATTCGGCACTCAAGACGGTGTGGGTGAAGTACTGAGACTTGCGGCCTGCCACCCCTGAGCTAGGCTTTTTCCGATAAGGGGGCGTGATGGCGCTGCGATTTACGCTTCGGCAGATGGAATACCTGGTCGCCGTGGGCGAGACCGGGTCCGTTGCCGCGGCGGCCGAGCGCGTCGGGGTGTCGGCACCGTCGGTTTCGGTCGCGATCTCGCAGCTGGAAGCGCAGCTTGGCCTGCCGCTGTTCGTGCGCCGCCACGCGCAGGGCCTGTCGCTGACGCAGGCGGGGCGGCAGGTGATCGACCAGGCGCGGGTCATCCTGGCCGAGGCGGCGCGGCTGAACGATCTGGCATCGGCGATCTCTGGAACGGTGCGGGGCACGCTGCATGTGGGTTGCCTGCTGACCTTTGCGCAGGTCGTGCTGCCGCAGTTGCGGCGCAGCTTCATGGCGGCCCACCCGCAGGTGGAGTTCCGGCAGACCGAAGGGCATCAGGACGAACTGTTCGCGGCACTGCGCCGGGCGCATATCGACGTGGCCCTGACCTATGACCTGAACATTCCTGCCGATCTGTCGTTCACCGGCCTCGCCAGCCTGCCGCCGCATGTTGTGCTGCCCGCCGGTCATCCACTGGCAGAGCGTCCGCATCTGGCGCCCGAGGATCTGGCGGGCCTGCCGATGGTGCTGCTCGACCTGCCCCACAGCGCGGACTATTTTCTGTCGGTCTTCGCCGCACGCGGGTTGAAGCCTGTGATCGCCGAGCGCACGCGGGACATTTCGGTGATGCGCAGCCTGGTGGCCAATGGTTTCGGCTACTCCATCGCCAACATCCGCCCGCTGTCGGATCGCGCCCCGGATGGCCGCCCGCTGCGTATCGTCCCGCTTGCCGGGCCGCTTCGTCCGATGCGGCTGGGCCTGCTGCAGGCGGAGGGCGCGGTGCAGGTGCACACGATCCGGGCCTTTGCGGCGCACTGCCGCGCGCATGTGACGGCTGCCGCCACCCCGGGGCTGCGGATGCACATCGCGGCAGACCCGTCCGACGCCTGAGGCGTCCGCGCCGCGCCGCCTAGCCCAGTTTCAGCAGTGGCAGCATCATCGCGAAGAGTTCCGCCTGCGAGGATATTCCGCAGCGTGTATAGAGCTGTCGGCGAAACACCTTGACGGTCTGGGCCGACAGGCCAAGACGCAGGCCGATCGACATGGTGGAATGGCCGCGAAGGATCAGCAGCGCGACCTCGGCCTGGCGCGGCGAAAGGTGGATCCCATGCGCCGAGCGCGCGGCTTGGGCCAGCATGACGGCGGTATCCTCGGCCGGACCGGGCGCGCGCGCCAGCCCGGTCCAATGCGCTTCCGACAGCGCCGCGACGACGGGGGCGAGGCGCTGGCAGGTCTCGACCTCGCGCTCCGAGAAGGCGCGCGCGGACGATGCATCGCGTCCGATGCACAGGTTCAGCGAGACACCCGGCGAAGGGTAGGCGATGAAGGTCACCTCGTCGACCAGCGTGGTCTGTTCGTAGTACTCGATGAAATAGCGGCTGCGGTGGAACGCATCGGGGGCCACGTCCAGCAACCGATAGGCCCCGGCGGGCACGCGGCTGAGATGCAGGTCATAGAACGGATCCAGCCGGTAGGCACCGGGCAGGTAGGTGCCCGTCAGTTCTGCAAAGACCTGCGGGTCGTCGGTCTGGCTGTACAGCACCTGCGGCGGCCCGGCATCGCGATAGGCAAGGATGATCAGGTTGTCGAGGGCGGCAACTGCCCTGAACAGTTGCCACAATGCGCTTTCGAAGCCCGGCTGGTTCAGCAGCCGGATCGTTTCGGCCAGTTGGCTCTCGGCCAGGTTCGGCAGTGGCCTCATCGACGGTTCCGATACCTCTCTGGGGGTATATACCCCCGATCATGCCGCCATTAGCCTGTTTCTTGCAGAATCCGGGGGTATGGGCCAGCGGCATGAACACCGCCATCGACATCCGCACGGTCACCAAGCGTTATGGCACGTTCACCGCCCTGCACGGCGTGTCGCTGTCGATCCTGGACAACGAGTTCTTCACGCTTCTGGGCCCCTCGGGCTGCGGCAAGACCACGCTGCTGCGCATGATTGCCGGGTTCGAGGATGTGACGGCGGGCGAAATCCTGTTGTTCGGGCAGGATATCGCGCGGCTGGCACCGAACCACCGGCCGGTCAACACGGTATTCCAGCAGTACGCCCTGTTCCCGCATCTGTCGGTCATCGACAACGTGGCCTTCGGGCTGAAGATGAAGGGAATGGACGCGGCGAGCCGCCGGAAGCGGGCGGGCGACATGCTGGAGATGGTGCACCTGTCCGCGTTCGCCGACAGGCTGCCCGCGCAACTTTCGGGCGGGCAGCAGCAGCGCGTGGCTTTGGCACGGGCGCTGGCCCCGGAACCCAAGGTGCTTCTGCTGGACGAGCCGCTTTCGGCGCTGGATCTCAAGCTGCGGCAGGCGATGCGGGTCGAGTTGAAGCAGCTTCAGGAAGAGACCGGCATCACCTTCATCTTCGTCACCCACGATCAGGAAGAGGCTCTGACGATGTCCGACCGCATCGCCGTCATGAGCGCGGGGCATGTGCAGCAGATCGGGACGGCGCGGGACATCTACGAGGCGCCGGTGAACCGCTTCGTGGCCGATTTCATCGGCGAGACGAACCTTCTTGAGGTCGAGGTGACCGAGGTCGCGGCGGATCGCGCGCAGGTCGTGCTGCCCGGCGGCCACCGCATCGCCTGCGCATCGGCGGGGCAGGGGGCGGGGCGGCATCACCTGTCGATCCGGCCCGAACGCCTGACGCTGGCCCCTGTCGGCGCCGATCTGGAGGCGGTGGTCGAGCGCGTGGTCTATCTGGGCACCGACCTGCAACTGATGGCGCGGCTCGACGGCGGGACCGAGATGCATGTGCGGCTGCAGAACTCTGCCCGGATCGAGGTGCCGCAACCCGGCACCCGCGTCGGCCTGGTTCTGGAGGAGGGCGCGGCGCGCCTTCTGGCCGACTGATGGCGGGCATGGCGCCATCGGGCGGGGACAACGCCGGGGACAAGGGGTATCGTGGCCTGATCGTGCCGCTTCTGCTGCCTACCTGGTTGACCATCGGTGTCTTCCTGGTGCTGCCGGTCGCCCTGATGGCGGTATACTCCTTCCTGACCAAGGAATTCCGCGGCGGCGTCATCTGGGAATTCTCGCTGGCCGCCTATGACCAGTTCTTCATCGACCGCGGGCTGTTCGGGGATGAACCCGCCCGGCTGGAGTGGACCTACATCACCGTGTTCGGCCGATCGATCGCGCAGGCGGCGGTGGCAACGGTGATCTGCCTGGTGGTCGGGTTTCCGACCGCCTGGTTCATTGCCACCCGTCCGGCAGCGACACGCGGCCTGTGGCTGTTCCTGATCACCGTGCCGTACTGGGTGAACCTGCTGATCCGCACCGTATCGCTGCGGTTCCTGATCCGCGAGAATGGTCCGCTGAACGATGCGCTGATCGGTGCGGGGGTGATCGGGCGTCCGCTGCAACTGATCAACACCGATTTTGCCGTGCAGATGGGGCTGTTCTACAGCTATCTGCCCTTCATGGTTCTACCGATCTATGCGGCTGTCGAACGCTACAACTTTGCCTTCTCCGAGGCGGCGGCCGATCTTTATGCGAACCGCTGGGTCACGCTGCGCGAGATCGTGCTTCCCATCGTGAAGCCCGGGATCATCGCAGGCTGCATCCTGGTGTTCATTCCCTCGCTGGGGGCGTTCCTCGCGCCCAACCTGCTGGGCGGGGCGAAGAACTTCATGATCGGGTCGCTGATCGAGGAGCAGTTCAAGCGGTCGCTGGGCAACTGGCCCTTCGGGGCGGCGGTGTCGATGATCCTGATGACGCTCGTCCTGATCCTGCTGATGGTCTATGCGCGCGCCATGGCCCGGGCGGAGGCGCGGCGATGAGGCTGCGAAGCGTCCGCCACTATCCGGGCTTCCTGGCGATGACGGTGCTCTGCCTTGTCATCCTCTATGCACCGCTGGTGGTGGTGACGGTCTATTCCTTCAACGATTCCACCTCGATCACCAGCTGGGGCGGGTTTTCGCTGCGGTGGTATGGCGATGTGTTCTACGGTCCCGAGGCCCCGCGCTTCCGGGCCGCCGCGTGGAACTCGCTGACCATTGCCTTCCTTGCCGCCACGATCTCGACGGCCATCGCCACGGCGGCGGCGCTGGCGATGCTGCGGGCAGGCAAGTTCAGGGGCAAGTCGCTGACATTCGCGCTGATCAACATGCCGCTGATGGTGCCCGAGATCGTGATTGCGGTGGCGACGCTGATCTTCTTCACCATGGTCGGGCTGACGCCGGGCTATCTGACGATCCTGATCGCCCATGTCACCTTCTGCATCCCTTTCGCCTATCTGCCGATGGCGGCACGGCTGCAGGGGATCGACGGAAGCTTCGAGCAGGCGGCGCGCGATCTCTATGCCTCGCGGGCGCAGTCGTTCTTTCTGGTGCTGCTGCCGCTGATGGCGCCCGGTGTCGTGTCGGGATACCTGCTGGCCTTCATCATCAGCCTCGATGACTTCATCATCACCAACTTCGTCAAGGGCGCGGGTATGGAGACATTGCCGACCGCGATCTTCGGGTCGGTGAAGCAGGGCATCAAGCCGAACATCATGGCGATCTCGACGCTGATGCTCGGCGTGTCGGTGCTGTTCGTCACCCTGTCCTACCTGATC
Encoded here:
- a CDS encoding NAD(P)-binding domain-containing protein encodes the protein MPVETVDTLIVGAGQAGVAMSAHLHDCGVPHLVLERHRIAERWRTGRWDSLVANGPAWHDRFPGMEFADTDPDAFAPKDSVADYFAAFADKIAAPIRCGVDVTRVERLDGREGFRVETSEGVLEATNVVAATGPFQRPVIPQVVPADRGIVQIHSCDYRNPAQLPEGAVLVVGSGSSGVQIADELLRAGRRVYLSVGPHDRPPRRYRGRDFVWWLGVLGKWDIEVPAPGTEHVTIAVSGAHGGQTVDFRELAARGMILLGRTEHHADGVLGFAADLAANLARGDANYLSVLDEADAHAARNRLDLPEELEARRILPDPPCVTDPILSLDLADAGIAAIIWATGYALDFGWLKVDAFDEKGRPSHRRGVSAVPGLYFLGLPWLSRRGSSFIWGVWHDARYLADHIAARRTAGAA
- a CDS encoding helix-turn-helix transcriptional regulator — translated: MRPLPNLAESQLAETIRLLNQPGFESALWQLFRAVAALDNLIILAYRDAGPPQVLYSQTDDPQVFAELTGTYLPGAYRLDPFYDLHLSRVPAGAYRLLDVAPDAFHRSRYFIEYYEQTTLVDEVTFIAYPSPGVSLNLCIGRDASSARAFSEREVETCQRLAPVVAALSEAHWTGLARAPGPAEDTAVMLAQAARSAHGIHLSPRQAEVALLILRGHSTMSIGLRLGLSAQTVKVFRRQLYTRCGISSQAELFAMMLPLLKLG
- a CDS encoding aldehyde dehydrogenase; amino-acid sequence: MYPQAEWQSRAAALQFRNNCWIDGRFVPAASGDRFDTVNPATGAVLTDVARGGAEDIDRAVKAARRAFEDGRWSRLTPAARKDILLRLAALIRANVPELALLDTLDMGKPIRDSSTIDAPGSAHFFQWHAEAIDKLYDEIAPTGGRDLAMVRRVPLGVVGAVVPWNFPLDMATWKLAPALAMGNSVVLKPAEQSPLSALRLAELAAEAGLPDGVLNVVPGFGEDAGQALGRHADVDCLAFTGSTEVGKLFQCYAGQSNMKQVWLETGGKSPNIIFPDADLEAAADMAAFGIFFNQGEVCSANSRLLVHADIAEDMTERMAARARAIIPGDPLDPETTLGAMVDARHADRVMGYIAAGRAEARLICGGERVRIGGSDAFVQPTVFAGAAPGARIATEEIFGPVLSIQTFRTEDEAAAMANASIYGLAASVWTRDLSRALSMADRLHAGTVSVNTVDALSAMTPFGGMKQSGFGRDLSIHSFDKYSALKTVWVKY
- a CDS encoding ABC transporter permease, with protein sequence MRLRSVRHYPGFLAMTVLCLVILYAPLVVVTVYSFNDSTSITSWGGFSLRWYGDVFYGPEAPRFRAAAWNSLTIAFLAATISTAIATAAALAMLRAGKFRGKSLTFALINMPLMVPEIVIAVATLIFFTMVGLTPGYLTILIAHVTFCIPFAYLPMAARLQGIDGSFEQAARDLYASRAQSFFLVLLPLMAPGVVSGYLLAFIISLDDFIITNFVKGAGMETLPTAIFGSVKQGIKPNIMAISTLMLGVSVLFVTLSYLINRKGRVSP
- a CDS encoding DUF1028 domain-containing protein; this translates as MTFSLVARCARTGQFGMVISSSSPAVAARCAHVRAGVGVVASQNVTDPALGPLLLDAMAAGKCAADAMAEVTHGRDFIDYRQLLAVDRQGGVAIHSGAQVLGLWGEARGPDCAAGGNLLADPAVPAAMVAAFGDATGHLGDRLMAAVQAGLAAGGEAGPVHSAGMKIADRLSWPLVDLRVDWTEDCPIAALRAAWAVYRPQMAAYVQRAEDPTRAPSYGVPGDQ
- a CDS encoding RidA family protein, which codes for MAHTRYRSFNTRDTYPEQRLDNDLCQLVATRGGTTLWLRGQCPQDLDTARNIDSHDPVEQTHKVMQNIRQLIEEAGGQMEHLVKLVVYLTDVRHREPVYRTMGEYIKGVHPVCTGLTVVALARPDWLVEIDATAVIPD
- a CDS encoding ABC transporter permease, which gives rise to MAGMAPSGGDNAGDKGYRGLIVPLLLPTWLTIGVFLVLPVALMAVYSFLTKEFRGGVIWEFSLAAYDQFFIDRGLFGDEPARLEWTYITVFGRSIAQAAVATVICLVVGFPTAWFIATRPAATRGLWLFLITVPYWVNLLIRTVSLRFLIRENGPLNDALIGAGVIGRPLQLINTDFAVQMGLFYSYLPFMVLPIYAAVERYNFAFSEAAADLYANRWVTLREIVLPIVKPGIIAGCILVFIPSLGAFLAPNLLGGAKNFMIGSLIEEQFKRSLGNWPFGAAVSMILMTLVLILLMVYARAMARAEARR
- a CDS encoding ABC transporter ATP-binding protein; protein product: MNTAIDIRTVTKRYGTFTALHGVSLSILDNEFFTLLGPSGCGKTTLLRMIAGFEDVTAGEILLFGQDIARLAPNHRPVNTVFQQYALFPHLSVIDNVAFGLKMKGMDAASRRKRAGDMLEMVHLSAFADRLPAQLSGGQQQRVALARALAPEPKVLLLDEPLSALDLKLRQAMRVELKQLQEETGITFIFVTHDQEEALTMSDRIAVMSAGHVQQIGTARDIYEAPVNRFVADFIGETNLLEVEVTEVAADRAQVVLPGGHRIACASAGQGAGRHHLSIRPERLTLAPVGADLEAVVERVVYLGTDLQLMARLDGGTEMHVRLQNSARIEVPQPGTRVGLVLEEGAARLLAD
- a CDS encoding LysR family transcriptional regulator, which encodes MALRFTLRQMEYLVAVGETGSVAAAAERVGVSAPSVSVAISQLEAQLGLPLFVRRHAQGLSLTQAGRQVIDQARVILAEAARLNDLASAISGTVRGTLHVGCLLTFAQVVLPQLRRSFMAAHPQVEFRQTEGHQDELFAALRRAHIDVALTYDLNIPADLSFTGLASLPPHVVLPAGHPLAERPHLAPEDLAGLPMVLLDLPHSADYFLSVFAARGLKPVIAERTRDISVMRSLVANGFGYSIANIRPLSDRAPDGRPLRIVPLAGPLRPMRLGLLQAEGAVQVHTIRAFAAHCRAHVTAAATPGLRMHIAADPSDA